Proteins from one Dysgonomonas sp. HDW5A genomic window:
- a CDS encoding HlyD family secretion protein: MDINQSEIEAKQELRRIHLKLRNKRRRNFILNGITIILAIAGIVWACNFFLNYYRYEITNDATIEQYISPVNTRVAGYVSKIYFTDHQKVNAGDTLLIIDDREYRLKVMDAEAALKDAEATAEVLTSSIVTTSSNVAVSQANIEEAKARLWKSEQDYKRYANLLEADAVSHQQFDQVKTEYEAMKAHYNALIRQQESLRSTSTETQKKRSNTDANILRKEADLSLAKLNLSYTVITAPYSGYLGRRTLEEGQLIQAGQTVTNLVRDEGKWVIANYKEKQIENIYIGQEIKIKVDAIANKVFKGKVTSISLATGSKYSLLPTDNSAGNFVKIQQRIPVRIDFVDISDEDMEKLKAGMMVETEAIKK, translated from the coding sequence ATGGATATAAATCAATCTGAAATTGAAGCAAAACAAGAGTTACGCCGCATACATTTAAAGCTAAGAAATAAAAGACGGCGTAATTTTATATTGAACGGGATTACTATCATTCTGGCAATTGCTGGTATTGTATGGGCGTGTAATTTCTTTCTGAACTATTATAGGTACGAAATTACGAACGATGCAACTATAGAGCAATATATATCGCCCGTAAATACACGTGTTGCGGGGTATGTCAGCAAAATATACTTTACAGATCACCAAAAAGTAAATGCAGGTGATACTCTGTTAATTATTGATGACAGGGAATATCGTTTAAAGGTTATGGATGCTGAAGCTGCATTGAAGGATGCTGAGGCAACAGCCGAAGTGTTGACATCCAGTATTGTGACAACATCCAGCAATGTTGCTGTTTCTCAGGCTAATATTGAAGAAGCCAAAGCTCGGCTGTGGAAGTCGGAGCAGGATTACAAGAGATACGCTAACTTGTTGGAAGCCGATGCTGTATCTCATCAACAATTTGATCAGGTAAAAACAGAGTATGAGGCAATGAAGGCTCATTATAATGCATTGATACGGCAACAGGAATCGTTACGTTCGACTTCAACTGAAACACAAAAAAAGAGGAGTAATACTGATGCTAATATTCTGCGTAAAGAAGCCGATCTTTCTTTGGCAAAGTTAAATCTTTCCTATACAGTGATTACTGCTCCTTATTCGGGTTATCTGGGACGTCGCACATTGGAAGAAGGACAACTGATACAAGCAGGTCAAACAGTAACCAATCTTGTAAGAGATGAGGGTAAATGGGTTATAGCCAATTATAAAGAAAAACAAATTGAGAATATATATATCGGACAGGAAATCAAGATAAAAGTTGATGCCATTGCAAACAAAGTCTTTAAAGGAAAAGTGACTTCTATCTCTTTGGCTACAGGATCTAAATATTCTTTATTACCGACCGATAATTCAGCAGGTAACTTTGTGAAAATACAGCAACGTATTCCTGTGAGAATTGATTTTGTGGATATTTCGGATGAAGATATGGAAAAGTTAAAAGCTGGAATGATGGTTGAGACCGAAGCTATTAAAAAATGA
- a CDS encoding thioredoxin-like domain-containing protein, protein MKYLKYFLLVTIVLITSSYTPRTSRISEGIYPGDLMPELKIDNESGTKLDLEHLKGVKVLVSFWAAYDAESHMKNVLLWNALQKEKHSLVMVSVSFDKSKAVFEKTLSMDGINDRYQFLDTKGSDSKIYQKYQLEKGFQNYLIDENGVIMAINLTPKDLSRILEKKTS, encoded by the coding sequence ATGAAGTATTTGAAGTATTTCTTGCTTGTAACGATAGTGTTAATAACATCATCTTACACGCCAAGAACTTCGAGGATTTCGGAAGGTATTTACCCGGGAGACCTTATGCCTGAATTAAAAATTGATAATGAATCAGGCACGAAGCTCGATCTCGAGCATCTTAAAGGAGTTAAAGTATTGGTAAGTTTTTGGGCTGCTTATGATGCAGAATCCCACATGAAAAATGTTCTTTTATGGAATGCCTTACAAAAAGAGAAACACTCACTAGTAATGGTGTCGGTCTCATTTGACAAGAGTAAAGCGGTATTCGAAAAGACATTGAGCATGGATGGAATCAACGACAGGTATCAGTTTTTAGATACAAAAGGATCAGATTCCAAGATTTACCAAAAGTATCAACTGGAGAAAGGATTTCAAAATTACCTGATTGATGAAAATGGAGTCATCATGGCAATAAATCTTACTCCTAAAGATTTGAGCAGAATATTAGAAAAAAAGACATCGTAA
- the glpE gene encoding thiosulfate sulfurtransferase GlpE, with amino-acid sequence MFKRINKDAAKEMLVADSNAILIDIRDSQSFEEGHDEKALHLTQENLSDFIVNTEKQVPVLVMCYHGNSSQSVAQYLTAQGFDTVYSIDGGYEVWKD; translated from the coding sequence ATGTTTAAGAGAATAAATAAGGATGCAGCAAAAGAAATGCTTGTTGCAGATTCGAATGCAATATTGATTGATATCAGGGATTCGCAGAGTTTTGAAGAAGGACATGATGAAAAAGCATTGCATCTGACTCAAGAAAATCTATCGGATTTTATAGTTAATACTGAAAAGCAAGTTCCGGTTTTAGTAATGTGTTATCATGGAAATAGTAGTCAATCGGTGGCACAATACTTAACAGCTCAAGGATTCGATACGGTATATAGTATAGATGGAGGATACGAAGTTTGGAAAGACTAA
- a CDS encoding MarR family winged helix-turn-helix transcriptional regulator, with protein MQEFVYALLMVQASYRQAIQKSIREQGIDLTFEMIQVMRCLYRKDTVNQQELANQTHKDKSSLSYLLNNMERRRLITRIENSIDRRSKLIVLTEEGQALHQQIKTIVETVYQKVEESTDKIKLQFCVDYMKELSGIISND; from the coding sequence ATGCAAGAGTTTGTATATGCACTATTGATGGTGCAGGCTTCTTATAGACAAGCTATACAAAAAAGTATCAGAGAGCAGGGGATTGATCTAACTTTTGAGATGATTCAGGTGATGAGGTGCCTGTATCGCAAAGATACTGTAAACCAACAGGAATTGGCAAACCAAACCCATAAAGATAAATCGAGTCTCTCATATTTGTTAAATAATATGGAGAGGCGGCGGTTAATAACCCGTATAGAAAATAGTATAGACAGGAGAAGTAAATTAATCGTTCTTACAGAAGAAGGACAAGCTTTACATCAACAAATTAAAACAATAGTTGAAACTGTATATCAGAAAGTAGAGGAGTCGACAGATAAAATCAAACTTCAATTTTGTGTCGATTATATGAAAGAATTAAGCGGAATCATAAGCAATGACTAA
- a CDS encoding GNAT family N-acetyltransferase, with protein sequence MEKVLINNKEYNYITNYKNDERLRNDLHILTRKIWGFDFEKWYKSGYWGDNCLLYSLSDGHKIVSHITVTVIDFIVLGKKKKFLQLGTVTTDEEYRKQGLNKFLLEKVLHEWKDKCDLIYLFANDSVLNYYPLFGFVPVNEYIATKKIESTKNAYNVRKLDINNQFDHELLYKKAKNAIPLFNISMVDNAGQIMLYCNYFDKFSFKEKLYYIESLDTIIVAEYIGSDLILYDILSTQEVEIEAIINAMSTEQTQNVVMYFMPKNNKDYEIKLLKEEDTTLFVMGNEKKSFEEEKLIFPILSHT encoded by the coding sequence ATGGAGAAAGTTCTAATAAATAATAAGGAATATAATTACATTACAAATTATAAAAACGATGAAAGGTTGAGAAACGATCTCCATATATTAACTCGAAAAATCTGGGGTTTCGACTTTGAAAAGTGGTATAAAAGTGGTTATTGGGGAGACAATTGTCTCTTGTATTCTTTATCGGACGGTCATAAGATAGTTTCGCACATAACAGTGACTGTAATAGATTTCATTGTTTTAGGAAAGAAGAAAAAGTTTTTACAGTTAGGAACAGTCACAACCGACGAAGAATATAGAAAACAAGGCTTAAATAAATTTCTTCTTGAAAAAGTACTACATGAATGGAAAGATAAATGTGATCTGATCTATCTATTTGCAAATGATAGTGTTTTAAACTATTATCCTCTATTCGGTTTTGTTCCAGTAAATGAATATATAGCTACAAAGAAGATAGAGTCTACCAAAAATGCATACAATGTTAGAAAGCTGGACATAAATAATCAGTTTGATCACGAGCTGCTCTATAAAAAAGCAAAAAATGCAATTCCGTTATTCAACATTTCAATGGTTGATAATGCGGGACAAATTATGCTTTACTGCAACTATTTCGACAAATTCAGCTTTAAAGAAAAGCTTTATTATATTGAATCTCTGGATACAATCATTGTAGCTGAATATATAGGCAGTGACCTTATCTTATATGACATTTTATCTACCCAAGAAGTTGAGATAGAAGCAATCATTAATGCAATGTCTACAGAACAAACACAAAATGTGGTAATGTACTTCATGCCTAAAAACAATAAAGATTATGAAATTAAACTTTTAAAAGAGGAAGATACTACCCTATTTGTAATGGGGAATGAGAAAAAATCATTTGAAGAAGAAAAACTTATTTTTCCTATATTATCTCATACATAA
- a CDS encoding beta-N-acetylhexosaminidase translates to MNIRKTRLSTLVIFIFCFLALSLNTYAGSEINVIPKPQKVSLGQGYFSFNPQTKLVYADNALKSVADAYQNVLKNEFSIQVTLQNNKVLSENVIDLQLDSKLGKEAYVLDVQTDKIVCKASGNAGLFYGLQTLAQLIQTENGKSTVPVVFIEDAPVYGWRGYMLDESRHFMGKDVVKQYLDIMARLKLNVFHWHLTDEQGWRIEIKRYPLLTQEGSVGSWSDANAPSAFYTQDEIKEIVEYAAQRHIMVVPEIDMPGHATAVGRSYPEISGGGEGRWKDFTFHPARETTYEFISNIFDEVVELFPAPYIHIGADEVHFGNQSWFTDPQIQKFIKNHNLKDEIGMEHYFVRRVCDIVNAKGRKMIGWDEIVNTGVSPDKAIIMWWRHDKPELLTQALNDGFDIILTPRIPCYFDFVQDDNHKIGRRWAGDFNELETVYNFSGNISKLISSHPKQVLGMQANVWTERIKDKKRLDFMTYPRLMAIAENAWTDNKAANLNYNEFENRVKIFLKYLDQFNINYFNPFNKNSTPEPWGPDRQDVLADG, encoded by the coding sequence ATGAACATTAGAAAAACACGATTATCTACGTTGGTTATTTTTATTTTCTGTTTTCTTGCATTATCGCTTAATACTTATGCAGGTTCAGAGATAAATGTGATTCCTAAACCACAGAAAGTTTCTTTAGGACAGGGATATTTTTCTTTTAACCCACAAACAAAGTTAGTATATGCAGACAATGCTTTAAAGTCAGTAGCGGATGCTTATCAGAATGTATTGAAAAACGAATTTTCAATTCAAGTTACTCTCCAGAATAATAAGGTGCTATCTGAAAATGTCATCGACCTTCAGTTAGATTCCAAATTAGGAAAAGAAGCATATGTGTTGGATGTGCAAACTGATAAAATAGTATGCAAAGCATCGGGCAATGCGGGACTATTTTATGGACTGCAAACCTTAGCACAGCTAATTCAGACGGAAAATGGTAAATCAACTGTTCCTGTTGTATTCATTGAGGATGCTCCCGTATATGGCTGGAGAGGATATATGCTTGATGAATCCCGTCATTTTATGGGGAAAGACGTTGTGAAACAATACCTCGATATTATGGCTCGTCTTAAATTAAATGTTTTCCATTGGCATTTAACAGATGAGCAGGGGTGGAGAATCGAAATAAAGAGATATCCGTTGTTGACTCAGGAAGGGTCTGTAGGAAGTTGGAGTGATGCGAATGCACCGAGTGCATTTTATACACAAGACGAAATAAAAGAGATTGTTGAGTATGCTGCTCAACGTCATATTATGGTTGTACCTGAAATAGATATGCCCGGACATGCTACGGCTGTAGGACGTTCGTATCCTGAAATATCGGGAGGTGGTGAAGGGCGTTGGAAGGATTTTACCTTTCATCCGGCGAGAGAGACTACTTACGAATTTATTAGTAATATTTTCGATGAAGTAGTAGAGTTATTCCCTGCACCATACATTCATATTGGAGCAGACGAAGTTCATTTCGGGAATCAATCGTGGTTCACCGATCCACAGATTCAGAAATTTATAAAAAATCATAATTTAAAAGATGAAATAGGTATGGAGCATTATTTCGTACGTAGGGTTTGCGATATAGTAAATGCTAAAGGACGAAAAATGATAGGGTGGGATGAGATCGTAAATACAGGAGTGTCGCCCGATAAGGCTATAATTATGTGGTGGAGGCATGATAAACCGGAGTTGTTGACACAGGCTTTAAATGATGGTTTTGATATCATATTGACCCCCCGAATACCTTGTTATTTTGATTTTGTACAAGATGACAATCACAAGATAGGACGACGTTGGGCAGGAGACTTCAATGAGTTGGAAACTGTATATAATTTCTCCGGAAATATTTCGAAGCTCATTTCTTCTCATCCAAAACAGGTGTTGGGGATGCAAGCTAATGTGTGGACTGAACGGATAAAAGATAAAAAAAGGCTTGACTTTATGACATATCCCCGATTAATGGCAATAGCCGAAAATGCATGGACTGATAATAAAGCTGCTAATTTAAATTATAATGAATTTGAAAATAGAGTGAAAATATTCTTAAAGTATTTAGATCAGTTTAATATTAACTATTTTAATCCTTTTAATAAGAACTCTACTCCCGAACCTTGGGGACCGGATAGACAAGATGTTTTGGCAGACGGATAA
- a CDS encoding TolC family protein has protein sequence MTKIIKRTITLSLISLVTFFSFETSAQYKLSVEELFQKGIEHSITVQSTYLKTEIANEKNSLAKNKRLPDVAVVGQFGYVGTSTILDKDLSFVKHPSTPDWRQNYQLSAVQPLYEGGRINNGIKKSELEQEIARLSLSQDKANLKLWLISKYLDLYNLYRQRDIYAISIDEAKHRLQDIRKMREEGMITTNDVLRSEIELTNFDLSYQETTNNIALVCQQLAIALGMDEDIVYEPDSAFLRSQMNIDTGIEDYIQTAYLEYPQMRIAKTNIALAKNNLEITKADYLPSLSLQFGNTFQRPLPNTSPIQDLFIDSWGITLNLSYKISSLFDRKHSLSMAKTQINLQELAEEQQRQNIRGIVKSAYLKHKEALMRVKLLETSVEQANENYRIVDTKYFNQLAILTDLLDANTIQLEVELKLTAARTNAVYTYYQLLNVCGKL, from the coding sequence ATGACTAAAATAATAAAAAGAACAATTACACTTTCGCTTATTTCATTAGTTACTTTCTTTTCCTTCGAAACTAGTGCACAGTACAAGTTGTCGGTAGAAGAGCTTTTCCAAAAAGGAATAGAACATAGTATAACTGTTCAGTCAACCTATTTGAAAACTGAAATAGCAAATGAAAAGAACTCTTTAGCAAAAAATAAGAGGCTTCCCGATGTTGCTGTTGTCGGTCAATTCGGATATGTAGGTACATCTACCATTCTGGATAAAGATCTTTCATTCGTAAAGCATCCGTCGACTCCTGATTGGAGGCAGAATTACCAGCTGAGTGCCGTACAGCCTTTGTATGAAGGAGGACGTATTAATAATGGAATCAAGAAATCGGAACTTGAGCAAGAAATTGCCCGTTTATCATTAAGTCAAGATAAGGCTAATCTTAAATTGTGGTTAATATCTAAGTATCTTGATTTATATAATCTTTATAGACAAAGAGATATTTATGCTATAAGCATCGATGAGGCAAAACACAGGCTTCAAGATATCCGGAAAATGCGTGAAGAGGGAATGATTACGACCAATGATGTTTTAAGAAGTGAAATAGAACTGACCAACTTTGATCTGTCTTATCAAGAAACAACTAATAATATAGCTTTAGTTTGTCAGCAATTGGCTATTGCCTTGGGTATGGATGAAGATATAGTTTATGAACCGGATTCAGCTTTCTTAAGATCGCAGATGAATATTGATACAGGTATCGAAGATTATATCCAAACGGCCTATCTTGAATATCCACAAATGCGTATTGCTAAAACAAACATTGCTTTAGCAAAGAATAATCTGGAAATTACCAAGGCTGACTATCTACCTAGCTTATCTCTTCAATTTGGAAATACATTTCAAAGACCTTTACCCAATACTTCTCCTATTCAGGATTTATTTATAGATTCTTGGGGAATAACATTGAATTTATCTTACAAAATATCATCATTATTCGACAGGAAGCATTCTTTATCTATGGCAAAGACCCAAATTAATTTGCAAGAATTGGCAGAAGAGCAACAAAGGCAAAATATTAGAGGAATAGTTAAGTCTGCTTACCTAAAACATAAGGAAGCTCTCATGCGTGTAAAATTGTTAGAGACATCCGTAGAACAAGCAAACGAAAATTATAGAATTGTAGACACAAAATATTTCAATCAATTAGCCATTCTTACAGATCTTCTGGATGCCAACACAATTCAGTTAGAAGTGGAATTGAAGCTGACCGCAGCCCGTACAAATGCAGTATATACTTATTATCAATTATTGAATGTTTGTGGTAAGTTATAA
- the pheT gene encoding phenylalanine--tRNA ligase subunit beta, producing the protein MNISYNWLKDYINFDLSPDEVAAALTSIGLEAEGVEEIQTIKGGLEGLVVGEVLTCVDHPNSDHLHVTTVNVGKEEPLQIVCGAANVAAGQKVIVALVGTTLYSGEESFTIKKSKIRGEESFGMICAEDEIGIGTSHDGIIVLPSEAKVGTLAKDYYNIKSDYLIEVDITPNRVDAASHFGVARDFAAYLNQNGKATNLNRPSVDAFTVNANEKGINVIVENNEACPRYAGITIKGVTVKESPDWLKDRLSIIGLRPINNVVDVTNYVLHEMGHPLHAFDLKEISGDTVYVKTLPEGTKFVTLDEQEHILSDRDLMICNDKEGMCIGGVFGGLKSGVTESTTDVFLECAYFNPTWVRKTARRHGLSTDSSFRFERGVDPNDTLYVLKRAALLIKEVANGSFVGEIQDIYPNKIENPIVELSYAKVNSLIGKNIDKETVKSILASLEIEIKKESDDQLTLSIPTYRVDVLRDVDVIEDILRIYGYNNIEIGESLKSNLSYQTATDKGYDLQNLISEQLTGDGFYEIMNNSLTKEAYYTDLTTYPSSQSVRLLNPLSNDLNVMRQTLLFGGLESIAYNRNRKSNDLKFYEFGNCYYFDVEKKEADKPLKEYSEEFHLGLWLCGDTTNNSWATPTQKSSVYQLKAYAENILHRLGLPLGKYEYEQFSNDIYSVALTLKTRNRVLGTLGVVAKKLLKQTDINTEVYFAELNWDALMKETKKHNVTFTEISKYPVVRRDLALLLDKNILFEQIEKIAYKSEKKLLKEVNLFDVYEGKNLPEGKKSYAVNFVIQDDEKTLTDKQIDAIMQKIQKSLEQELNAQLR; encoded by the coding sequence ATGAATATTTCATACAATTGGTTAAAAGACTACATTAACTTTGATTTGTCACCCGATGAGGTGGCTGCAGCTCTTACCTCTATAGGACTTGAAGCCGAAGGGGTGGAAGAAATACAAACAATAAAAGGTGGGCTTGAGGGTCTGGTTGTTGGGGAAGTATTAACTTGTGTTGATCATCCTAATTCTGACCATTTACATGTTACTACCGTAAATGTGGGTAAAGAAGAGCCTTTGCAAATAGTATGTGGTGCAGCAAATGTTGCGGCCGGACAGAAAGTTATTGTTGCCTTAGTGGGGACAACTCTTTATTCGGGCGAAGAGTCTTTTACTATAAAGAAATCAAAAATAAGAGGCGAGGAGTCTTTCGGTATGATTTGTGCCGAAGATGAAATTGGAATAGGAACGAGTCATGATGGTATCATTGTTCTTCCTTCTGAAGCAAAGGTAGGTACACTTGCTAAAGATTACTATAATATCAAAAGTGACTATTTGATAGAAGTGGATATTACCCCTAACAGGGTTGATGCTGCCTCTCATTTTGGTGTAGCCCGTGACTTTGCTGCTTATTTAAATCAAAACGGAAAGGCAACCAATTTAAATCGTCCTTCGGTAGATGCTTTCACTGTGAATGCAAACGAAAAAGGAATTAATGTGATCGTTGAAAATAACGAAGCTTGTCCTCGTTATGCAGGTATTACGATAAAAGGGGTGACGGTTAAAGAAAGTCCCGACTGGTTGAAAGATCGCCTTTCGATTATTGGTTTACGCCCTATAAATAATGTGGTAGATGTTACCAACTATGTACTTCACGAAATGGGGCATCCTTTGCATGCTTTCGATCTGAAAGAAATCTCAGGTGATACAGTTTATGTGAAAACATTACCGGAGGGAACTAAATTTGTAACTCTAGATGAACAGGAACATATCCTAAGCGATAGAGATCTGATGATCTGTAACGATAAAGAAGGTATGTGTATAGGTGGTGTATTCGGTGGCTTAAAATCGGGTGTAACTGAAAGTACTACTGATGTATTTCTCGAATGTGCTTATTTTAATCCTACATGGGTACGTAAAACAGCACGTCGTCATGGACTAAGTACCGATTCTTCGTTCCGTTTCGAGCGTGGTGTTGATCCTAATGATACATTATATGTATTGAAACGTGCAGCTTTATTGATAAAAGAAGTTGCCAATGGAAGTTTTGTCGGAGAGATACAGGATATCTATCCTAATAAAATTGAAAATCCGATAGTTGAACTTTCTTATGCCAAAGTAAATTCGTTGATTGGAAAGAATATAGATAAAGAAACTGTAAAATCAATTCTTGCCAGTCTTGAAATAGAGATCAAAAAAGAATCGGATGACCAGTTAACGCTAAGCATACCTACCTATCGTGTAGATGTATTACGTGATGTGGATGTAATAGAAGATATCCTTCGTATTTATGGATATAATAATATTGAAATAGGAGAATCTTTGAAATCTAACCTATCTTATCAAACCGCTACTGATAAAGGGTATGATTTACAAAATCTGATCTCAGAACAGTTGACGGGTGATGGATTTTATGAGATAATGAATAACTCTTTGACTAAAGAGGCTTATTATACAGACTTGACTACCTATCCTTCATCGCAGTCGGTTCGTTTACTTAATCCGTTGAGCAATGATTTGAATGTGATGCGTCAGACTCTTCTTTTCGGAGGACTAGAGAGTATTGCTTATAACCGAAACAGAAAAAGTAATGATCTTAAATTCTACGAATTTGGTAATTGCTATTATTTTGATGTAGAGAAGAAAGAAGCCGATAAGCCATTGAAAGAGTACTCTGAAGAATTTCATTTGGGACTTTGGTTATGTGGTGATACAACTAATAATAGTTGGGCTACACCTACCCAAAAATCATCGGTGTACCAATTGAAAGCTTATGCAGAGAACATCTTGCATCGTTTGGGTTTACCTTTGGGTAAATATGAATACGAGCAATTCTCCAATGATATATATAGCGTTGCACTAACTCTTAAAACTCGCAATAGAGTATTAGGAACTTTGGGCGTTGTAGCTAAAAAGTTATTAAAACAAACGGATATCAACACAGAAGTTTATTTTGCAGAGCTGAATTGGGATGCTTTGATGAAAGAAACTAAAAAGCACAATGTCACATTTACCGAGATATCTAAATATCCTGTTGTAAGACGTGATTTGGCTTTATTATTAGATAAAAATATCTTGTTTGAGCAGATTGAAAAAATTGCATACAAATCGGAAAAGAAATTGCTGAAAGAAGTGAATCTTTTTGATGTGTATGAAGGTAAGAACTTACCTGAAGGCAAGAAGTCGTATGCGGTGAACTTTGTCATTCAAGATGACGAGAAGACGCTTACGGATAAACAAATTGATGCTATAATGCAAAAGATTCAAAAATCATTAGAGCAGGAGTTGAATGCTCAGTTGAGATAA
- a CDS encoding MFS transporter yields the protein MKVNSSEHFRSWVPKWLVCMVAMLVLVPVMLINGAYTGSNVDISGALGVLSEDINMAYFAASAGMAMAYPIIPIIKPVATTKTIILVVLFCQFILSWICAVTTSMEVITVCSFFIGYFKAFTLIEIIAIIMPFFSPSNTRNEFYSKFYPITLILGQLSLVITAEFAYRYQWQHMYYFMIALLLFAMVLVVIFMAFGRKLIRIPYKEIDWYSFFQCSLVFMCILYVATYGKTNDWFASNNIVIATILIPVVGWMFVRRQLMTDVRPFVDLSVLKNRNSVVVYLFSFIMMFFASFTILTASYVNSVLRLDTTRTNELYLYMIPGIVLGGFICYYFFKKAVRMAWLIFIGFACFTLAIGLLYFQVEPMGLYEDLFIPMFLKGLGMLILFVALAVYAIQGLEPQQLIYNAFFLIGCRSVLAPAIGSSILTNWLYRLQQQNTVHLSESIDQLNPIANSLYSQSYTSSILKGLSIEDAQRIATNTLYSRVQIQALTISIKEILGYMLIMGIVLLVVILLYFFKYKPVTLVAVGRDMN from the coding sequence ATGAAGGTAAATAGCAGCGAACATTTCAGAAGTTGGGTACCAAAATGGCTGGTCTGTATGGTGGCCATGCTTGTATTGGTTCCCGTGATGCTTATTAATGGAGCCTATACAGGAAGTAATGTCGACATCTCGGGAGCTTTAGGTGTATTGTCGGAAGATATAAACATGGCGTACTTTGCAGCCTCGGCAGGTATGGCTATGGCGTACCCTATTATTCCTATTATCAAACCGGTTGCTACCACTAAGACTATTATTCTGGTGGTTCTTTTCTGTCAGTTTATTCTAAGTTGGATTTGTGCAGTAACTACTTCGATGGAAGTAATAACAGTTTGTAGTTTTTTTATCGGGTATTTTAAAGCATTTACTCTGATCGAAATTATTGCTATAATAATGCCTTTTTTCAGTCCCAGTAATACCCGAAATGAGTTTTACTCTAAGTTTTATCCTATTACTTTGATTTTGGGACAGCTATCACTTGTTATCACAGCCGAATTTGCTTATCGCTATCAGTGGCAGCATATGTATTATTTTATGATTGCATTGTTGTTGTTTGCCATGGTATTAGTAGTGATATTTATGGCGTTTGGTCGTAAACTGATCCGAATTCCCTATAAAGAAATCGATTGGTATAGCTTTTTTCAATGTTCGCTTGTTTTTATGTGCATTTTGTATGTTGCTACCTATGGTAAAACAAATGACTGGTTTGCCTCGAATAATATTGTTATAGCAACAATTCTTATACCTGTTGTTGGCTGGATGTTTGTACGCCGTCAGTTGATGACAGATGTACGACCTTTTGTCGATCTGAGTGTATTGAAGAACCGGAACTCGGTAGTGGTGTATCTGTTCTCATTCATTATGATGTTTTTTGCATCTTTTACTATTCTTACTGCATCTTATGTCAATTCAGTGCTACGTTTAGATACTACCCGTACTAATGAATTGTATTTATATATGATTCCCGGAATAGTTCTGGGAGGTTTTATCTGCTATTACTTTTTCAAGAAAGCAGTGAGGATGGCATGGCTTATCTTCATAGGTTTTGCATGTTTTACTTTGGCTATCGGTTTACTGTATTTTCAAGTAGAACCAATGGGTTTATATGAAGATTTATTCATACCGATGTTTCTCAAAGGACTTGGTATGTTGATTTTATTTGTTGCCTTAGCCGTATATGCAATTCAGGGACTCGAACCTCAGCAATTGATATACAATGCATTCTTTCTTATAGGATGCCGTTCGGTATTGGCCCCTGCAATAGGTTCTAGCATACTTACTAATTGGCTCTATCGATTGCAACAGCAAAACACAGTGCACTTGTCAGAAAGTATAGATCAGCTGAACCCTATTGCTAATAGTTTGTATTCTCAATCCTATACAAGCTCTATACTCAAAGGACTGAGCATTGAGGATGCACAGCGTATAGCAACTAATACCCTTTATTCGAGAGTCCAGATACAAGCACTGACTATAAGCATTAAAGAAATTCTCGGATATATGTTGATTATGGGAATTGTATTATTAGTCGTTATATTACTCTATTTCTTTAAATATAAACCAGTTACGTTGGTAGCCGTTGGGCGTGATATGAATTGA